In Mytilus trossulus isolate FHL-02 chromosome 14, PNRI_Mtr1.1.1.hap1, whole genome shotgun sequence, a genomic segment contains:
- the LOC134698144 gene encoding complement C1q-like protein 4: MLFLWIILTVGYSVETVNGDPSETSKLDFIMNELATLRHDFNSLHSKYENLEAENMNLKYELDSAKNKRQLGEGIGFYARRKQSGALGAQQTIVFEHIHENHGNGYDSRQGHFTAPVSGLYQFSTTIYSMDNYGVHCEMVKNGQNLGQLLAPVPGYASSTLNVVIYLSVGDHVWVRHLGSAIERLNANDYSSFSGFLISV; encoded by the exons ATGCTGTTTTTATGGATTATTTTAACTGTGGGTTATTCCGTTGAAACTGTAAATGGAGATCCATCAGAAACATCTAAACTGGACTTTATTATGAACGAACTTGCCACATTACGGCATGACTTTAATAGTCTTCATTCTAAATATG AGAATCTAGAAGCtgaaaatatgaatttgaaatatGAACTTGATTCAGCTAAGAATAAAAGACAACTAGGAG aagGAATTGGGTTCTACGCGAGGAGGAAACAAAGTGGGGCCCTAGGAGCTCAGCAGACTATAGTATTTGAACATATTCATGAAAATCATGGTAATGGTTACGACTCGCGTCAGGGACATTTTACAGCTCCGGTTTCCGGATTGTATCAATTCTCCACAACAATATATTCTATGGATAATTATGGTGTTCATTGCGAAATGGTCAAGAATGGTCAGAATTTGGGTCAACTATTAGCTCCCGTTCCTGGCTACGCATCTTCTACACTGAATGTTGTTATCTACTTGAGCGTCGGTGATCATGTTTGGGTCCGACATCTTGGCTCTGCAATAGAACGACTGAATGCAAATGATTATTCTTCTTTTTCTGGCTTTcttatttcagtataa